A region from the Pararge aegeria chromosome Z, ilParAegt1.1, whole genome shotgun sequence genome encodes:
- the LOC120635982 gene encoding uncharacterized protein LOC120635982 isoform X1, producing MVDWDLVLIAALAEEEEKSNQSRRFWVNNLWKQRYTSGEFNNLFNDLRYDVRKFYDYYRMSYENFESLVHLLRPFMEKKQSNFRTPISVEERLSVCLRFLITGVSFKTLAFNYRMGFSTVRCIVHETCRVIWNILGRIVLPKPTTAQWKIIAKDFDEIWNFPNCIGAIDGKHFKIRAPNNSGTNNRYTQWLPRLCCV from the exons ATGGTGGACTGGGATCTAGTGCTCATAGCAGCTCTTGCTGAAGAAGAAGAGAAATCTAATCAATCAAGAAGATTTTGGGTGAACAACCTTTGGAAGCAACGATATACGTCCGGTGAATTCAACAATTTATTCAATGATTTGCGTTATGACGTGCGAAAATTTTATGACTACTATAGAATGagttatgaaaattttgaaagTCTGGTTCATTTGCTTCGACCTTTCATGgagaaaaaacaatcaaattttCGCACACCTATATCTGTTGAAGAAAGATTGTCTGTGTGCTTGAG GTTTTTAATCACAGGAGTCAGTTTCAAAACTTTAGCATTCAATTACCGAATGGGATTTAGTACAGTTCGTTGTATAGTCCATGAAACCTGCCGTGTAATCTGGAATATTCTTGGCCGTATCGTTCTGCCAAAACCAACAACAGCACAATGGAAGATAATTGCTAAAGACTTTGATGAAATATGGAATTTTCCAAATTGTATTGGTGCCATAGATGGCAAGCACTTCAAGATACGAGCTCCAAATAATAGTGgaa CAAACAACCGATACACGCAGTGGTTACCTCGATTGTGTTGTGTGTGA
- the LOC120635981 gene encoding uncharacterized protein LOC120635981 produces MAEEKLINLVRLHECLYNIKSRHYSDQHMKNNAWEQIAKEFNKTPQECLKMWTNIRNNYRKAIKNRTSKSGDSAKPQRPIKHERELQFLTTFLQNRAQVSNLDSSSEDTQDSFLDSLQSRPQSQMSHSDSQNSRPRSQNITTAEILKNYIDSKNNEDEHPIDIFFKSMSATVKSLPKKLQLQVKRDVLLIVNKAEIEYSEMLEAPQHIETTRSINEPSTSKQKPPVNQSNYTMDDFSYYTPQATSVNNEDNIHSTLKYTPTPIPRCQDQNIEISDYQNIETNDYQNL; encoded by the exons ATGGCGGAAGAAAAGCTAATTAATTTAGTTCGTCTACACGAGtgtttatacaatataaaatcgCGTCACTACAGTGACCAACACATGAAAAATAATGCGTGGGAGCAAATCGCCAAAGAATTCAATAAAACAC ctCAAGAATGCCTCAAGATGTGGACGAACATCAGAAACAACTATCGAAAAGCGATAAAAAATAGAACAAGCAAAAGTGGTGATTCTGCAAAGCCACAAAGGCCAATAAAACACGAAAGAGAACTCCAATTCTTAActacatttttacaaaatagaGCACAGGTATCTAATTTAGATTCGTCTTCCGAGGACACACAAGATTCTTTCTTGGATTCTCTTCAATCACGGCCACAATCACAAATGTCACATTCAGATTCACAAAACTCGCGTCCTCGATCACAAAACATAACCACAGCtgagatattaaaaaattatatagattcTAAAAATAACGAAGATGAACAtcctatagatatattttttaaatcaatgtctGCTACAGTAAAATCTTTACCGAAAAAGTTGCAACTTCAAGTGAAAAGAGATGTATTGCTTATTGTTAATAAGGCAGAAATCGAATATTCAGAAATGTTAGAAGCACCACAGCATATTGAAACAACAAGATCTATTAATGAACCATCCACATCGAAACAAAAACCTCCTGTGAATCAATCAAACTACACCATGGACGATTTTTCTTATTACACACCCCAAGCAACATCCGTAAATAACGAGGACAACATACATTCAACATTGAAATATACACCGACACCCATACCTAGATGCCAAGACCAAAACATTGAAATCAGTGATTACCAGAATATTGAAACCAATGATTaccagaatttgtaa
- the LOC120635982 gene encoding uncharacterized protein LOC120635982 isoform X2, with protein MVDWDLVLIAALAEEEEKSNQSRRFWVNNLWKQRYTSGEFNNLFNDLRYDVRKFYDYYRMSYENFESLVHLLRPFMEKKQSNFRTPISVEERLSVCLRFLITGVSFKTLAFNYRMGFSTVRCIVHETCRVIWNILGRIVLPKPTTAQWKIIAKDFDEIWNFPNCIGAIDGKHFKIRAPNNSGN; from the exons ATGGTGGACTGGGATCTAGTGCTCATAGCAGCTCTTGCTGAAGAAGAAGAGAAATCTAATCAATCAAGAAGATTTTGGGTGAACAACCTTTGGAAGCAACGATATACGTCCGGTGAATTCAACAATTTATTCAATGATTTGCGTTATGACGTGCGAAAATTTTATGACTACTATAGAATGagttatgaaaattttgaaagTCTGGTTCATTTGCTTCGACCTTTCATGgagaaaaaacaatcaaattttCGCACACCTATATCTGTTGAAGAAAGATTGTCTGTGTGCTTGAG GTTTTTAATCACAGGAGTCAGTTTCAAAACTTTAGCATTCAATTACCGAATGGGATTTAGTACAGTTCGTTGTATAGTCCATGAAACCTGCCGTGTAATCTGGAATATTCTTGGCCGTATCGTTCTGCCAAAACCAACAACAGCACAATGGAAGATAATTGCTAAAGACTTTGATGAAATATGGAATTTTCCAAATTGTATTGGTGCCATAGATGGCAAGCACTTCAAGATACGAGCTCCAAATAATAGTGgaa ACTAA